A single Brachybacterium sillae DNA region contains:
- a CDS encoding amino-acid N-acetyltransferase produces the protein MSEIRLRPALPADVPAIDALVQPLAARQVLLGKDLVAYYEAIQEFLVAVDAQDRVVGCGALHVMWADLAEVRTLAVAEDVRGLGVGHRLLDALLQRARDLGLQRVFCLTFETAFFGRHGFTELEGDGVDAETYAELLRSLDPGVAEFLDLARVKPNTLGNTRMIAHL, from the coding sequence GTGAGCGAGATCCGTCTCCGCCCGGCGCTGCCCGCCGACGTCCCGGCGATCGACGCGCTCGTCCAGCCGCTGGCCGCGCGACAGGTGCTGCTGGGAAAGGACCTCGTCGCCTACTACGAGGCCATCCAGGAGTTCCTGGTGGCTGTCGACGCGCAGGACCGGGTCGTGGGGTGCGGCGCCCTGCACGTGATGTGGGCGGACCTCGCCGAGGTGCGCACCCTGGCGGTCGCCGAGGATGTCCGCGGCCTGGGGGTCGGTCACCGGTTGCTCGATGCGCTGCTGCAGCGTGCCCGGGACCTCGGCCTGCAACGGGTGTTCTGTCTGACCTTCGAGACCGCCTTCTTCGGCCGGCACGGGTTCACCGAACTCGAGGGTGACGGGGTCGACGCCGAGACCTACGCCGAACTGCTGCGGTCCCTGGATCCCGGGGTCGCCGAGTTCCTCGATCTCGCCCGGGTCAAACCCAACACCCTCGGCAACACCCGCATGATCGCTCATCTGTGA
- a CDS encoding ATP-dependent Clp protease ATP-binding subunit, producing the protein MFERFTDRARRVIVLAQDEARLLNHNYIGTEHILLGLIHEAEGVGAKALEALGVTLDAARDQVRDIIGEGNQAPTGHIPFTPRAKKVLELSLREALQLGHNYIGTEHILLGLLRETEGTAVKVLSRLNAEPSAVRQEVLERLSGYQGKEPATAGGPAEGQPSGSLVLDQFGRNLTQAARDGKLDPVIGREHEAERVMQVLSRRTKNNPVLIGEPGVGKSAVVEGLAQSIVRGDVPETLKDKQLYTLDLGSLVAGSRYRGDFEERLKKVLKEIRTRGDIILFIDEIHTLVGAGAAEGAIDAASILKPMLARGELQTIGATTLEEYRKHIEKDAALERRFQPVMVNEPSVADTVEILKGLRDRYEAFHKVTITDGALVSAANLADRYINDRFLPDKAIDLIDEAGARLRIRRLTAPPELKAYEGRIEEVRRRKEEAIDGQDFEKAATLRDEEQALRTEREEKEKAWRNGENDAVTTVSEEIIAEVLASATGIPIVKLTEEESSRLLHMEDELHKRVIGQDEAIKALSQAIRRTRAGLKDPKRPGGSFIFAGPTGVGKTELAKALAEFLFGDEDALIQMDMSEFGEKHTASRLFGSPPGYVGYDEGGQLTEKVRRKPFSVVLFDEVEKAHVDIFNSLLQILEDGRLTDSQGRTVDFKNTVIIMTTNLGTRDIAKGVSMGFQAGGDLSTDYERMKAKVHEELKQHFRPEFLNRVDDVVVFPQLSKDEIIQIVDLMVGRLSGRLAEKDMTLELTPAAKSLLAEKGYDPVLGARPLRRTIQRDIEDALSEKILFGQVRAGDRLVIDAEGEGILGELTFSRRSEGGSLEPISDEVDVEQITQARADEVTHPDADADVEPGSSLPGTGEQN; encoded by the coding sequence ATGTTCGAGCGCTTCACCGATCGCGCGCGCCGCGTCATCGTGCTCGCGCAGGACGAAGCACGCCTGCTCAACCACAACTACATCGGCACCGAGCACATCCTGCTGGGGCTGATCCACGAGGCTGAGGGCGTCGGGGCGAAGGCCCTGGAGGCCCTGGGCGTCACGCTCGACGCCGCCCGGGACCAGGTGCGCGACATCATCGGTGAGGGCAACCAGGCGCCCACCGGGCACATCCCCTTCACCCCGCGGGCGAAGAAGGTGCTGGAACTGTCGCTGCGGGAGGCCCTCCAACTGGGCCACAACTACATCGGCACCGAGCACATCCTGTTGGGCCTGCTGCGCGAGACCGAGGGCACGGCCGTGAAGGTGCTGTCGCGCCTGAACGCGGAGCCGTCTGCGGTGCGGCAGGAGGTTCTGGAGCGACTGTCCGGTTACCAGGGCAAGGAGCCCGCCACCGCCGGTGGTCCCGCCGAGGGGCAGCCGTCCGGGTCCCTGGTGCTCGACCAGTTCGGTCGCAACCTCACCCAGGCGGCGCGCGACGGCAAGCTCGACCCGGTCATCGGTCGCGAGCACGAGGCCGAGCGCGTCATGCAGGTGCTGTCCCGCCGCACCAAGAACAACCCGGTGCTGATCGGAGAGCCGGGCGTTGGCAAGAGCGCAGTGGTGGAGGGCCTGGCCCAGTCCATCGTCCGCGGCGACGTGCCGGAGACCCTCAAGGACAAGCAGCTGTACACCCTCGATCTCGGGTCGCTGGTGGCGGGCTCCCGCTACCGCGGCGACTTCGAGGAGCGTCTGAAGAAGGTGCTCAAGGAGATCCGCACCCGCGGCGACATCATCCTGTTCATCGACGAGATCCACACCCTCGTCGGGGCGGGCGCCGCCGAGGGCGCCATCGACGCCGCGAGCATCCTCAAGCCGATGCTCGCCCGCGGTGAGCTGCAGACCATCGGGGCGACGACCCTCGAGGAGTACCGCAAGCACATCGAGAAGGACGCCGCCCTCGAGCGTCGCTTCCAGCCGGTGATGGTCAACGAGCCGTCGGTCGCGGACACCGTGGAGATCCTCAAGGGCCTGCGGGACCGCTACGAGGCGTTCCACAAGGTCACCATCACCGACGGTGCCCTGGTGTCCGCCGCGAACCTCGCCGACCGCTACATCAACGACCGCTTCCTGCCGGACAAGGCGATCGACCTGATCGACGAGGCCGGTGCCCGACTGCGGATCCGCCGTCTGACGGCCCCGCCGGAGCTGAAGGCCTACGAGGGGCGGATCGAGGAGGTGCGCCGCCGCAAGGAGGAGGCCATCGACGGTCAGGACTTCGAGAAGGCCGCGACCCTGCGCGATGAGGAGCAGGCTCTTCGCACCGAGCGCGAGGAGAAGGAGAAGGCCTGGCGCAACGGCGAGAACGACGCCGTCACCACGGTGTCGGAGGAGATCATCGCCGAGGTGCTGGCCTCCGCGACGGGCATCCCGATCGTGAAGCTGACAGAGGAGGAGTCCTCCCGGTTGCTCCACATGGAGGACGAGCTGCACAAGCGGGTCATCGGTCAGGACGAGGCCATCAAGGCACTGTCCCAGGCCATCCGCCGTACCCGCGCCGGCCTCAAGGACCCGAAGCGCCCCGGCGGGTCGTTCATCTTCGCCGGCCCCACCGGCGTGGGCAAGACCGAGCTGGCCAAGGCCCTCGCCGAGTTCCTCTTCGGTGACGAGGACGCCCTCATCCAGATGGACATGTCCGAGTTCGGCGAGAAGCACACCGCCTCGCGTCTGTTCGGCTCGCCCCCCGGGTACGTCGGGTACGACGAGGGCGGTCAGCTGACCGAGAAGGTGCGCCGGAAGCCGTTCAGCGTGGTGCTGTTCGACGAGGTGGAGAAGGCCCACGTGGACATCTTCAACTCGCTGCTGCAGATCCTCGAGGACGGTCGCCTCACCGACTCGCAGGGCCGGACCGTCGACTTCAAGAACACCGTCATCATCATGACCACCAACCTGGGCACCCGGGACATCGCCAAGGGTGTCTCCATGGGCTTCCAGGCCGGCGGTGACCTGTCCACCGACTACGAGCGGATGAAGGCGAAGGTCCATGAGGAGCTCAAGCAGCACTTCCGGCCCGAGTTCCTCAACCGTGTCGATGACGTCGTCGTGTTCCCGCAGCTGAGCAAGGACGAGATCATCCAGATCGTCGACCTCATGGTGGGTCGCCTCAGCGGCCGTCTCGCGGAGAAGGACATGACGCTGGAGCTCACCCCGGCGGCGAAGTCCCTCCTCGCGGAGAAGGGGTACGACCCTGTGCTCGGCGCCCGACCGCTGCGCCGCACCATCCAGCGGGACATCGAAGACGCCCTCTCCGAGAAGATCCTCTTCGGGCAGGTGCGCGCCGGTGACCGCCTCGTGATCGACGCGGAGGGGGAGGGCATCCTCGGGGAGCTCACCTTCTCCCGCCGCTCCGAGGGCGGCTCCCTGGAGCCGATCTCCGACGAGGTCGACGTCGAGCAGATCACCCAGGCCCGCGCGGACGAGGTGACCCACCCGGACGCCGACGCCGACGTGGAACCGGGCTCCAGCCTGCCCGGCACCGGCGAGCAGAACTGA
- a CDS encoding A/G-specific adenine glycosylase, whose protein sequence is MLQPADIDRLHQLLLDWYGHAARDLPWREGRTSDWGVLVSEVMLQQTPVVRVLPRWLAWMERWPDAASLAEAPTAQVLQMWDRLGYPRRALRLQDCAREVLQRHGGTLPRGEQELRALPGIGEYTAAAVTSFAHWERAVVVDTNVRRVLVRVLTGAPLPAPGYTAAERRLATSVLPQEADRSARWNQAVMELGALVCTARSPRCGECPLSAAGLCAWFAAGRPAPDPQTPRRRQLFAGTDREMRGRIMALLRACPDDDAVTRQEIDALDPRDPERVERCLASLRADGLAQQDPEGRFHLPR, encoded by the coding sequence GTGCTCCAGCCCGCCGACATCGACCGCCTCCACCAGTTGCTCCTGGACTGGTACGGCCATGCAGCCCGCGACCTGCCCTGGCGGGAGGGCCGCACCTCCGACTGGGGTGTCCTCGTCTCCGAGGTGATGCTGCAGCAGACGCCGGTGGTGCGGGTCCTGCCCCGATGGCTCGCCTGGATGGAGCGATGGCCGGATGCTGCCTCCCTCGCCGAGGCCCCCACCGCGCAGGTCCTGCAGATGTGGGACCGTCTGGGGTACCCGCGCCGTGCCCTGCGCCTGCAGGACTGCGCGCGGGAGGTGCTCCAGCGCCACGGCGGAACCCTCCCCCGCGGGGAGCAGGAGCTGCGGGCTCTGCCGGGGATCGGCGAGTACACCGCGGCCGCCGTCACCTCCTTCGCCCACTGGGAGCGCGCCGTGGTGGTCGACACGAACGTCCGGCGCGTGCTGGTGCGGGTTCTGACCGGTGCCCCTCTGCCCGCCCCCGGCTACACCGCGGCGGAACGGCGACTGGCCACGTCCGTGCTGCCGCAGGAGGCGGACCGGAGCGCGCGCTGGAACCAGGCGGTGATGGAGCTCGGCGCCCTGGTGTGCACCGCCCGCTCCCCCCGCTGCGGGGAGTGCCCCCTCAGCGCCGCGGGGCTGTGCGCCTGGTTCGCGGCCGGTCGACCGGCCCCGGACCCGCAGACACCGCGCCGTCGTCAGCTGTTCGCAGGGACGGACCGTGAGATGCGCGGTCGCATCATGGCGCTGCTGCGGGCATGCCCCGATGACGACGCGGTGACGCGTCAGGAGATCGACGCGCTCGACCCGCGCGATCCGGAGCGGGTCGAGCGATGCCTCGCGTCCCTGCGGGCGGATGGCCTGGCGCAGCAGGATCCCGAGGGGCGGTTCCACCTGCCGCGATGA
- a CDS encoding DedA family protein, translated as MKGLDQWILGIADAWWVHLVVLVFSALDGFFPTVPSESIVVTLSSLWSSSGQPSIVLVALAAWAGAFSGDQIGYAIGRAIGVDRFRFLREGRGRAAVDAAERGLRRRALLFLMTARYIPFGRTAVNLVAGAVHYPHSKFWHRSLLSTLVWAVYSCAIGVVAGTWFENNHLVGITVALVLAVVIALIAERVVTWLHTSLDRRAERREAAAAAHHRTAGASHRGTLRPTGDHEAAPSGQDEL; from the coding sequence GTGAAGGGACTCGATCAGTGGATCCTGGGCATCGCCGATGCCTGGTGGGTCCACCTCGTCGTGCTGGTGTTCTCCGCCCTCGACGGCTTCTTCCCCACCGTACCGAGCGAATCGATCGTGGTGACCCTCAGCTCCCTGTGGTCTTCCTCCGGACAGCCCTCCATCGTGCTGGTGGCGCTGGCCGCATGGGCGGGCGCGTTCAGCGGTGACCAGATCGGGTACGCCATCGGGCGGGCGATCGGGGTGGATCGTTTCCGGTTCCTGCGGGAGGGTCGCGGACGAGCCGCCGTCGACGCGGCCGAGCGGGGCCTGCGCCGCCGGGCGCTGCTGTTCCTCATGACCGCGCGGTACATCCCCTTCGGACGCACGGCCGTGAATCTCGTCGCGGGAGCGGTGCACTACCCGCACTCGAAGTTCTGGCACCGGTCCCTGCTGTCGACGCTCGTGTGGGCCGTGTACTCGTGCGCCATCGGGGTGGTGGCCGGCACCTGGTTCGAGAACAACCATCTCGTCGGCATCACCGTGGCGCTGGTCCTGGCGGTGGTGATCGCCCTGATCGCAGAGCGAGTGGTCACCTGGCTCCACACCTCCCTGGACCGCCGGGCCGAGCGTCGGGAGGCCGCCGCGGCGGCGCACCACCGCACGGCCGGGGCCTCTCACCGCGGCACCCTTCGCCCGACAGGTGACCATGAGGCGGCACCGAGCGGACAGGACGAGCTGTGA